In the Vitis vinifera cultivar Pinot Noir 40024 chromosome 2, ASM3070453v1 genome, one interval contains:
- the LOC100247874 gene encoding cucumisin, with product MGLQVLQRSKIIGARYYNSEGYYDISDFKSPRDSLGHGTHTASTAAGREVDGASYFGLAKGTARGAVPNARIAVYKVCWYYGCAVADIFAAFDDAIADGVDIISVSLGADFPLEYLQDPIAIGSFHAMKYGILTSSSAGNSGPFPVTVSNYAPWILTVAASSIDRKFVAQVVLSNGQVYTGLSVNSFELNGTTFPLIWGGDAANVSAGYSSDFSRYCLPDTLDSYKIKGKIVLCDTLWDGSTVLLADGVGTIMADLITDYAFNYPLPATQISVEDGLAILDYIRTAKNPLATILFSETWNDVMAPNVVSFSSRGPNPITPDILKPDITAPGVDILAAWSPVAPPSIYYLDTRSVDYNIISGTSMSCPHASGAAAYVKAAHPNWSPAAIKSALMTTAHVMDPRKHEDLEFAYGSGHINPLNATDPGLVYDASEADYISFLCKQGYNTSTLRLVTGDDSVCNSTEPGRAWDLNYPSFSLAVEDGNQIMGVFTRTVTNVGSPNSTYTAGMYVPTTLSVTVEPSVISFSAIGEKKSFTVKVYGPKISQQPIMSGAIWWTDGVHEVRSPLVVYTVLPGATYSSYSMSHKKPVFKGSSIYHKNGILGNN from the exons ATGGGGTTACAG GTTTTACAACGCAGCAAGATCATTGGGGCACGATACTACAACAGTGAAGGATATTATGACATTTCAGACTTCAAATCTCCAAGGGACTCCTTAGGGCATGGGACACATACAGCCTCAACCGCTGCAGGCAGGGAGGTGGATGGAGCAAGCTACTTTGGACTAGCTAAGGGAACTGCAAGAGGTGCAGTGCCTAATGCAAGAATTGCTGTGTACAAAGTTTGCTGGTATTATGGATGTGCTGTTGCAGACATCTTTGCAGCTTTCGACGATGCTATAGCAGATGGTGTAGATATCATTTCAGTGTCTCTTGGAGCTGACTTCCCTTTGGAATACCTCCAAGACCCAATTGCTATTGGATCTTTCCATGCCATGAAATATGGTATCTTAACCTCAAGCTCTGCCGGTAACTCTGGCCCCTTTCCAGTAACAGTTTCCAACTACGCGCCTTGGATACTGACTGTTGCTGCCAGCAGCATTGACAGAAAATTTGTCGCCCAGGTGGTGCTTAGCAATGGACAAGTCTACACT GGACTCTCGGTTAACAGCTTTGAGCTCAACGGGACCACATTTCCCTTGATCTGGGGAGGAGATGCTGCAAACGTTTCTGCTGGTTACAGTTCGGACTTTTCAAGATATTGCCTACCTGATACCTTGGACTCGTACAAAATTAAGGGAAAGATTGTTCTCTGTGACACCCTTTGGGATGGTTCTACCGTTCTTTTGGCAGATGGTGTAGGTACAATAATGGCTGATCTAATAACTGATTATGCCTTCAACTACCCATTACCAGCAACTCAAATCAGTGTAGAAGATGGCCTTGCAATTTTGGATTACATCAGAACTGCCAA AAATCCTTTGGCGACTATTCTATTTAGTGAGACTTGGAACGACGTCATGGCACCCAATGtagtttcattttcttcaagAGGACCCAACCCGATCACCCCAGACATTCTTAAG CCTGATATAACTGCCCCTGGTGTGGACATCCTTGCTGCTTGGTCACCCGTGGCACCACCTTCCATCTACTATCTGGACACCAGGAGTGTCGACTACAATATTATCTCTGGGACATCCATGTCTTGCCCTCATGCTAGTGGTGCCGCAGCCTATGTCAAGGCTGCCCACCCCAACTGGTCTCCCGCTGCAATTAAATCTGCCCTCATGACCACAG CTCATGTGATGGACCCAAGGAAGCACGAAGACCTCGAATTTGCTTATGGGTCAGGTCACATCAACCCCTTGAATGCAACAGATCCCGGACTTGTGTATGATGCATCAGAGGCAGATTACATAAGCTTCCTCTGCAAGCAGGGTTACAACACCTCCACACTGAGACTTGTCACAGGGGACGACAGTGTTTGCAACAGCACAGAGCCTGGAAGAGCTTGGGATCTCAATTATCCCTCATTCTCGCTAGCTGTGGAAGATGGGAACCAAATCATGGGTGTCTTCACCAGGACGGTTACTAATGTTGGCTCTCCCAACTCAACCTACACTGCCGGCATGTACGTGCCTACCACCCTCAGTGTCACAGTGGAGCCATCCGTAATATCATTCTCTGCCATCGGAGAGAAGAAATCATTCACAGTGAAGGTGTATGGACCTAAGATTTCGCAACAGCCCATCATGTCTGGTGCAATATGGTGGACAGATGGGGTCCATGAGGTAAGAAGCCCACTTGTGGTGTACACAGTTCTCCCAGGTGCTACCTATTCTTCCTACTCCATGTCTCACAAGAAACCAGTTTTCAAAGGTTCTTCCATCTATCACAAGAATGGGATCCTTGGAAACAACTAA